The Formosa sp. Hel1_33_131 genome window below encodes:
- the folB gene encoding dihydroneopterin aldolase, whose translation MGVIKVENIRVYAYHGCLSEETTIGSDYRVDVSVEADLEKSSVTDALNDTVDYVTLNAIVVEEMRIPAKLLEAVAKRIINRVFENCKTVVSVSASVSKINPPIGGDVEKVTIVLSESR comes from the coding sequence ATGGGAGTTATTAAGGTTGAAAACATAAGAGTGTATGCGTATCATGGATGTCTGAGTGAGGAGACCACGATTGGCAGTGATTACAGAGTTGATGTGAGTGTAGAGGCGGATTTAGAAAAATCGTCTGTGACAGACGCTTTAAACGACACGGTTGACTATGTCACTTTAAACGCTATTGTGGTAGAAGAAATGCGTATTCCTGCAAAATTATTGGAAGCGGTAGCGAAGCGCATCATCAATCGGGTGTTTGAAAATTGTAAAACAGTGGTGTCGGTATCGGCGTCGGTTTCTAAAATTAACCCTCCAATTGGCGGTGATGTAGAAAAAGTAACGATTGTTCTGAGCGAATCACGTTAA